AGCCTTCAGTCAGTTAATATTGCAACAAGCGATAAAACCCGAGAGCCGACAGACACCTAGCTGGACATTGCCCAAGACAGTCGGTTTAGAAAAAGGTAAGGAATACTACTGGAAGATAAGGGTCAGCCAAGCAGAGACAGGTGAAAAAGATGATGGCCAGTGGTCTAAGGTCATGTCATTCAGCATAGCATCACCACCACCAGAGGAAACTTCTCAACCTGGCCCTACCCCGACAACTCCACCAAATGGTACCGTAAAAGAAACTGAACCTCTACCGTGGACAGCAAATCTCCCTCTGTGGGCATGGATTACGATTGCCTTCTTACTCGTTGTCATACCTGTTGCCGCCCTCCTCGTCAGCAGAACAAAGAGGTAGTGCCAGTCTTCAGCCCCACCTCAACACAACCCAATTGGGAAATCCCAAATACTAAACCCTAAATTCTAAACAATACCAAAATTCAAATTCTCCAAGTTCAAAAACAGTTTTGGTCATTAGTATCTGGGAGTTTTGAATTTGTTTAGGGCTTAGAAATTCGGATTTATGATTTCGACGGATGTAGTGCTAAAATAAATAGTAAATTTACACCGCAAGGATATGCTATGCCTTTAGAGAACATAATTGTAAAAGGGGCACGGGAACACAATCTCAAGAACATAGATGTAACTATACCTCGAGACAAGCTGGTAGTCATCACCGGCGTTTCCGGCTCAGGCAAAAGTTCTTTAGCTTTCGATACTATTTACGCCGAAGGACAGCGTCGCTATGTAGAATCACTGTCGGCTTATGCTCGACAGTTCTTAGGACGGATGGAAAAGCCCGACGTTGATTACATCGAGGGCCTGAGCCCGGCTATCTCAATTGACCAAAAAGGGCCATCTCACAATCCCCGCTCCACTGTGGGGACGGTAACCGAGATTTATGACTATCTGAGACTCCTTTTCGCCCGTGTCGGTCATCCGCACTGCCCCAAATGTGGACGTGAAATCTCTCGGCAGACAGTACAACAAATTGTGGACGCAGTACAAGAAATACCAACTGGCAGCCGGCTCATGATTTTGGCGCCATTAATTAGAGACCGAAAGGGCGAGCATCAGTCGATATTCGATGACTTACGTAAGGCAGGATTTGTCCGGGTTCGCGTCGACGGATATCTCCGTGACCTGTCCGAAGAATTCGGCTTAGACAAGAACAAGAAGCATACTGTTGAAGCTGTAGTTGACCGGCTTCAGATAGGCGAGGCTGAAAATAGCCGCATCGCCGACTCCGTAGAAACAGCGCTGAAACTTGGAGCCGGGGTTGTTCTCATATCAATCATAGATGGAGCAGAATTGTTGTTCTCTGAGCACTTCGCCTGTGTCCACTGCGGCATTAGTCTTGGTGAAATCGCCCCACGGACATTCAGCTTTAATAGTCCCCACGGAGCCTGCCCAGCCTGTAGCGGACTCGGTGTAAAGCTAGAGGTCGACCCGGACTTACTTATACCCAATAAAGACTTCAGTTTGGCACAAGGTGCTATCCGCGCCTGGGGATGGTTTGCCTGGCATGCCAGCGAGCTACATGATTTAGCGCGTCGCTACGGCTTCTCGCTTCAAACCCCGGTAAGCAAGCTCAGTAAGGAGCATCTCGACCTCGTCCTCTACGGTGAAGATGGGGAACTGGTCAAATATCGAAATCGCTACGGACGAGTAAGAGAATACTTTACCAACTATGAAGGGGCAATCCCCTACTTAGAGCGGATTTATCGGGACACCGAATCCAATAATACCCGCGCTGAAATTGAACGATACATGGCCTCTTATCCCTGCCCAGCTTGTAATGGAAAGCGGCTTAAGCCTGAATCTCTAGCCATTGCAATAGATGGCATGAATATAATAAAGGTGACCGAACTATCAGCTTCAGAAACACTGCGCTGGATGCGTTTTCTTAACGGCGACCATAGCAAGCCCAGACTAACGCCCCACGAACTAAAGATAGCCCACCAGATCCTAAAGGAGATAAGCACCCGCTTGGGCTTTCTTATAGACATTGGACTAGGCTATTTGACCTTAGGCCGTCCCTCAGCGACCTTGAGTGGTGGCGAGGCCCAGAGAATCCGCCTGGCTACTCAAATCGGCAGTGGCCTAATGGGGGTTCTCTACATTTGCGATGAGCCTACAATTGGTCTGCATCCAGCTGATATACATCGCCTAATAGAAACAATGAAGCGGTTGCGTGACCTTGGTAATACAATTCTTATTGTAGAGCACGATGAAGCCATGATGCGAGCGGCAGACTATATTATTGACATGGGACCTGGAGCTGGAGAACATGGTGGACAGATTGTAGCCACTGGAACACTGACAGACGTCATGAGCTGTCCAGAATCAATAACCGGGCAATACCTCAGTAGAGCAAAGCAAATTCCTCTGCCGCAAAAGCGCCGTCCTGGCACAGGCAAGGAATTAGTAATCAAGGGTGCCCGCGAAAACAACCTGAAAAATATTGATATCCCCCTACCCTTGGGCGAGTTTGTTTGCATCAGTGGGGTATCGGGCAGCGGCAAGAGCACGCTTGTCAACGAGGTGTTATACAAGAAGCTGGCTCAAATATTCTACAAAGCAAAGGATAGACCTGGTAAATGTGATGGTATCATCGGCGTTGAACATATTGACAAGGTTATCAACATTGACCAATCGCCTATCGGTCGCACTCCACGCAGTAATCCAGCTACTTATACCGGGACCTTTACCCCTATTCGTGAACTATTTGCTACCGTTCCCGAGGCCCGTATGCGTGGCTATAAGCCTGGGCGATTTTCTTTCAATGTCCGCGGCGGCCGTTGCGAAGCCTGTCAAGGCGAAGGCTACATCCAGATAGAAATGCAGTTTCTCCCCGATGTTACCGTACCCTGCGAAGTGTGTAAAGGCAAACGTTATAACCGAGAGGCGCTGGAAATTCATTTTAAAGGCAAAAACATAGCCGCCATTCTGGATATGAGCGTGGACGAAGCTTCAACCTTTTTTGAACACTTCCCTAAAGTTAGGAACAAGCTGGAGACACTGCGTGATGTTGGCTTAGGTTATATACGCCTAGGACAGCCAGCACCTACCCTTTCCGGCGGTGAAGCCCAGCGGGTCAAACTTGCCACCGAACTATCTCGCCGCTCTACAGGTAAAACCCTTTACATTCTCGACGAACCTACTACAGGTCTGTCTTTTGCCGATATAGCCTGCCTGCTTCAAGTACTTCAGCGACTGGCAGATGCTGGCAATACGGTGGTAATCATTGAACACCACGTGGACGTGATGAAAAACGCCGATTATATTATAGACCTCGGTCCCGGCGCTGGTGATGAAGGTGGTTACATTATAGCCACAGGCACCCCTGAAGAAGTAGCACAAATAGGTACTTCATTCACCGGTCAGTATCTCCGCAATGTGATAAAAAAGCAACAGAAAGAGTACTCTTTAGCCAAGCAATAACTTCGGTAAGCTTGCGTCTCGCTCGCGTTTGAGACTACTGTGCCGTGGAGTGAGCATCAAATGAAGGGTGGCACTTACTGCTCAGCGGGCTGTTGTATCTCATCCGCCTTTATGCTATCACGTACATACTTGTAAATTTCTATTACAGTGGCCGTCAAAGGGATAATCAGTATTATTCCCCACAGGCCGGCAATGTAAGCTCCCAGGGGAAGTAAAACCAGAATCATGGCCGGGTGTATCCGCAAATAACCTCCATGAATCCTGGGGACAAGCAGAATATTTTCCAGTAGCTGGACAGCCAGGTAGACAACAGCTACCCAGATTGCCTTCTCTGGTGCTATAGCCAGAACAACAATTACACCAACAGCACCACCAATCCACGGGCCTAATATGGGAACAAACTCCATTAGCCCCTGAAACGCTGCAAGCGCTGGGGCAAGTGTTATCCCTAAAGCAGCTAAACCGATGAAGCTCAAAACAGCCACGACTGCAGAAAGCATTAGCTGGGCGCGAATCCATCGCCCCAGCACCTTGTCTATAACCGCGACAACACCCCTTACATGTACGGCCATCTGTGGTGAAAAAGCAGAATAGAAGCTACTGCTTAGTTTTTCCCAATCTTTCAAGATATAGAAAAGGAACACAGGTAAGGCAACAAAACCGAGGATAAAACCAAAGGTGCCAGATACGTATGAAACACCCTTCAAGAAAGCATCTCGCAAAGCATTACCCAATGACGTACCCCCACTCTGAAGAGTGCCTTGTATCTGCTGTTGCGTTTCAGGTGGAAGCCATTGTTGAAGGCTATGAAGCCAATCCTGTAAAGTTTTTAAACCTTGAGAAAAATACTGAGGTGCATTTTTCAATAAAATTGAAAAGGAACCAACCACGCCTGTAATGATGTAGAAAGCGAATAAGCCGACAACTACCAGGACTATTATAAAGATAAGTGCTATCAAAGATGCTCGCCTGGCTGCAAACCACCTGCCTTGACCAGGCAACTTCTTCTCAAGCCAAGAAACAATGGGGTACAAAAGATAAGCCAGTATCAGACCGCAGATGAAAGGAAGTAAGATACTCCAAAACACCCAGAGAATCCAGAAAGCTGCTATTATGCCCAGTACGAAAAGTATCAAGCGCCATTGTCTTTTAAAGATACTACGGGATGGTTCCAATTCTAAGTTCCCCTATCTATGTGCAGTATCGGCAAACCAAGAATCATGATTACACAATATGAAATCAGAATAAACTGCTCTCAGTAGACCATCAAATTGGAAAATAACGCAAGTCTCTTCTAACCAAAAACTAAGTGCGAACTACATAGCAAGGGCCCATGTTTGTCTACACCGTCTATTTTTATACTCTTGCCTGTGCCTTCTTAACCGCCTCGCCAGCAGTCTCCTTAACTCTTCTGGCGGCTTCCGTTGCCCTTTCTCGAACCACCCCAGCCTTCTCCTTCAATAATTGCCTCGTCTCCCCCCCTGATCGAGGGGCAAAGAGAACCCCAATAGCCAGACCAAGAACTGCACCCACGATAAACCCGATAGCAAATCCACCACCTCTATCACTGTCAGCCATCTCTACCTCCTTACTGTTCCTTCTTAAAAAACCTACTAATTATATCAATGCCTTGAGATATACCCCGGACAAGAGCCACCAACTGAACTACAGGCTTGACTATGTCATCCTTCACCGCTGAGGAAATCTCATGTATATTTGTTGAAGTAGCCTGTATTGAATTCAGTATAGCCCTCACCCTAGTATACAGAAAATATGATAACACACCGATGAGGATGACCACCACTGTCATCACCAGCCCCGCAATACAAATAACTAGATCTCTAAACCATGCTATATCCATAACCAACACCTCCGTTCCTATTTACACCTAGGTTCACCATATCAATCTTTACTGCACCCCCCACTCAACCCCTCACCTTTCTCCACCGAAGCCAGAGGGCCACTCCTGCAATCAGCAATGCCCAAGTAGCATTAAAGACCATTGCTTGATCAAGTGAGAAGACTTTCTCCTCAAACAAAAACACACCAGTATACGAGAGGGCATGAAGAAAAGAAACCAAGAGATAAAACTGCCACCCAAAACCCTTTGCCAAGCCCCAACCTGCCAATGCACAAGCTGCAGCATGAAAACCTAATATATCGAATCTTATCAAAATGGGGAAAAGCTCTACGATGCCACTAGACTCTACATACGACCAACTCCAACCAGAAGCAAATACACCACTTAATATCCACCCTGCCTCGATAATCCCAAAACCAACTCCGGCTACAGCACCGAGAACCAGCGCTAGCTTGGGGTCGATGTTTCTGCCTTTACGCCACCAGTAGACCACCACTGGCAAAAGTTTTGCACCTTCCTGAACCAGCCCACTGAGTAGCGTTTGAAATATTGCAGCAGGCAAAAGCCAGTGCCAGAATGTTGCTTCATCCCAGAAGTGATATAGTATTTGCCCGCTCAAATATTCCAGACCAATATCAATTAGGCCAGCAACCCCCATCATAACAACACCAGCAATCATAACTGCCCAGAGCCACGGTCTAGTAATCAACGGAGGCCTGTAACAAGCAAGCCAAATTGCCCCGAAGACCACTGCCAGACAAATCCCTAAGATACTGGGATTTGAGAACAAATGGACACAGAAATCAAGCACTCTTTGCATCATGAATCCTCCTACTATGGTTACATTATCCAGGTGCACATTTCGTTAAGGTCAGATTCTGTAGTTTTTGGCGACTGCTGATGTAGCCACATACCCCTATCAAGTCTAAGTGACAAACACATAACAGCTATAGCCACCCTTGCGTCTCATCTTCCTGGCAAACGACTGCTCTTACATCTAGCAAGGGCTCCAATTCTGGAGATTGTATTGGCTTGAAACCTATTTCTTCACCTGAAGAAGGTGCCAATGGAATGATAGGCGACGGTTTCTTAATGAAATTATCGTAGACAAAGTAGGCTCCCAACACTAAAAATGCAAGGATCACCAAGCCAAGACACCCCGTAAGCCATGGGTCTGACTTCTTCTTGGATTTAGCCTCTTCCTCTCCGCCTTCCCCCCGCCCTTGATACATTGTTGGTTGTTTTGGGAAAGGTTTTACCTTCTGCGGCGTTGGCCAATAGAGACTTTCACGACACCCAGGGCAATTTATAAATGTAGAATCAACAATAGCACCACAGAAGGGGCAATTGTATTGGAACTTCTGCCCACATCTTTGGCAGAATTCTTGACCTATGACATTTTGTGCACCGCACGTAGGACAGAAAAAAATTTGATCCATCAATTACCGCCTTCTACCTTAGTTAAACCAATGCTTTGGATCTTCAGACTTTATACAGAAACGCCAATCCTCATTTTAACCCGCCAAAGTCTATACTTCAAGCCATCTGACTCAATGGCAGCTAATCACTTTACACAACCACAACCATACAGTATACTCTAAGCCTAATCTCGCACGAGCTATAGTTCTTAGAAAGGTATTTAAGTTATGACGATCAAAGTTGTTACTGACAGTTGTTCTGATATCACACAAGAGGAAGCCAAAAAATTAGGCATTACAGTTGTGCCAGCATATCTCCGTTTTGGTGACGAGGTCTATCGTGACGGAGTCGACATTGACTGCGACCAATTCTATCACAAACTGGTAACCAGCTCGATTCACCCATCTACTGCAGCAGCATCACCGGGAGATTTCGCCAAAGTCTATGAGGAGATAGCCAAAGAAACCGACGAGATTGTCTCCATACATGTTACCGGCAAGCACAGCGCCATGTATGATTCTGCTCTAGTGGGCAAGGAAATTGCTGAAGGGAAAGGTTATAAGGTTGAAGTTATCGACTCTCGTGGCATAACAATGTGGCAAGGTCTCGTCGCCATAGCCGCAGCTCATACTGCCAAGGCCGGAAGCAGCTTAAAACAGGTGGTAAACAAAGCACACGAGACCATTAATCAACTGCGTGCCCTAGCACTTCTAGATACTCTGAGATATGCAGTCAAAGGTGGGCGCCTTGGAAATACCATTTTTGCGATCGAATCAAAGCTTAAAGTGAAGCCACTGATCACTCTGCATCATGGCGAAGTACGTCCAGCCGGATTGGCACGAACCCGAGTGAAAGGGATAGATAAATTACGTGAGTTCATAGCAGCATCAGACATAGATGACTTGGCCATCGTCCATAGCACTACACTTGACGATGCCCGAACACTTGCCGATTATGCACGGTCACTCTTTCCCAATTTGGTACCACGCATAACAAGGCTCGGGCCTGCACTAGGGGTACACGGCGGACCTGGAGCTCTGGTCGCAATCGTTAAGAAAGCCAAATAAAACTTATACACTCAGGGTATAAAAACCATCTCAATGGCTCAGTTTCAATGTCTTCTCCTCAGCAATGCCTCTATTTCCTTAACCAGTTTTTCGCTTTCGTCCACAGTCAGGCCAAGGTTACTTTCAAGCTTGCTGATGTAGCCATCGATCTCAGGAAACTGCCTCCTTACCTGAGCTATTTCCCTGTTCTGCCTTGTCACCTCCTCATCCATATCTGTAAAATCAATATCTAGCTCTAGATGCCTGTTAAAAAATTCCATGACTTTCTTACAGGCCCACGGGTCTTGAACTGCCAACAGATAGAAAGGCACTGGCATCCAAAGGCTTGTCCCAGCAATATTTCTCCTCTTGGCAGCCCAAAGAAGAAAGGAGCTAAAGGTTGGTCTTTGGCCATCTTGAGTTTCATAATCCATATCGCTTATAAGGTCATGATGGCTCAACATCATCTTCATCTCAGCCGAATTGGCTACAGACAATAACATTCGGGGTGTGGTATGAGCACTCGGAGAGACCATGCCACCAACAGTATATATTTCTTTCACCTTACAATATTTCTCAACTATGTCCAAGACCAAGCCCAGAAATTCATACCACCCATATCTGGGTATGTCGCTCTTGAAAATCACCAGGCTCTTTGCCTGGCACCAGTAGAATTTGCTTTCCGGGAATTGGGCTATATCGCCTTCTACAGAAACTCCGCCAAGCGAGAAGAAGCCCTCAGGATCGATTTCAGCGAACTCCCGGCTCTCCAGTTTTGTGTTTAGATAGTCAACAACTCTTGGCCCGACCCTCCCAGCATCCTGATTCCAGGCTACCACCAAGGCCGAGTTCTCCAACTTAGGTTTAGTAAATAGTCTAAATGGCTGTCCTTCGTTCAAAACTAATCTCTCCCAGGTTCTTTTTTAAACAGCCTGTCGATTTCTTGGAGTATTCTCTTCTTATCCTCCTCCGTTATCGGTTCTGGCTCGCTAGGCTTGGCATAAGTAACATATTTTAATTTATCAAGTTGCTCTTTTATCTCCGAAGGCAGTTTTTCATACACACTCTCAATCTCATCCTCGCTTTGTTGAACGAGAGCGTTAATTTCATCCATCGGAACTTCAATTCCCAAGACAGCGCTCAACACTTCGAGCACTGCCTTCGACCCCTTGGGGTAAGGGATAGGAAAACCATGAATGTAA
This sequence is a window from Chloroflexota bacterium. Protein-coding genes within it:
- the uvrA gene encoding excinuclease ABC subunit UvrA, with amino-acid sequence MPLENIIVKGAREHNLKNIDVTIPRDKLVVITGVSGSGKSSLAFDTIYAEGQRRYVESLSAYARQFLGRMEKPDVDYIEGLSPAISIDQKGPSHNPRSTVGTVTEIYDYLRLLFARVGHPHCPKCGREISRQTVQQIVDAVQEIPTGSRLMILAPLIRDRKGEHQSIFDDLRKAGFVRVRVDGYLRDLSEEFGLDKNKKHTVEAVVDRLQIGEAENSRIADSVETALKLGAGVVLISIIDGAELLFSEHFACVHCGISLGEIAPRTFSFNSPHGACPACSGLGVKLEVDPDLLIPNKDFSLAQGAIRAWGWFAWHASELHDLARRYGFSLQTPVSKLSKEHLDLVLYGEDGELVKYRNRYGRVREYFTNYEGAIPYLERIYRDTESNNTRAEIERYMASYPCPACNGKRLKPESLAIAIDGMNIIKVTELSASETLRWMRFLNGDHSKPRLTPHELKIAHQILKEISTRLGFLIDIGLGYLTLGRPSATLSGGEAQRIRLATQIGSGLMGVLYICDEPTIGLHPADIHRLIETMKRLRDLGNTILIVEHDEAMMRAADYIIDMGPGAGEHGGQIVATGTLTDVMSCPESITGQYLSRAKQIPLPQKRRPGTGKELVIKGARENNLKNIDIPLPLGEFVCISGVSGSGKSTLVNEVLYKKLAQIFYKAKDRPGKCDGIIGVEHIDKVINIDQSPIGRTPRSNPATYTGTFTPIRELFATVPEARMRGYKPGRFSFNVRGGRCEACQGEGYIQIEMQFLPDVTVPCEVCKGKRYNREALEIHFKGKNIAAILDMSVDEASTFFEHFPKVRNKLETLRDVGLGYIRLGQPAPTLSGGEAQRVKLATELSRRSTGKTLYILDEPTTGLSFADIACLLQVLQRLADAGNTVVIIEHHVDVMKNADYIIDLGPGAGDEGGYIIATGTPEEVAQIGTSFTGQYLRNVIKKQQKEYSLAKQ
- a CDS encoding DegV family protein; its protein translation is MTIKVVTDSCSDITQEEAKKLGITVVPAYLRFGDEVYRDGVDIDCDQFYHKLVTSSIHPSTAAASPGDFAKVYEEIAKETDEIVSIHVTGKHSAMYDSALVGKEIAEGKGYKVEVIDSRGITMWQGLVAIAAAHTAKAGSSLKQVVNKAHETINQLRALALLDTLRYAVKGGRLGNTIFAIESKLKVKPLITLHHGEVRPAGLARTRVKGIDKLREFIAASDIDDLAIVHSTTLDDARTLADYARSLFPNLVPRITRLGPALGVHGGPGALVAIVKKAK
- a CDS encoding PAC2 family protein; the encoded protein is MNEGQPFRLFTKPKLENSALVVAWNQDAGRVGPRVVDYLNTKLESREFAEIDPEGFFSLGGVSVEGDIAQFPESKFYWCQAKSLVIFKSDIPRYGWYEFLGLVLDIVEKYCKVKEIYTVGGMVSPSAHTTPRMLLSVANSAEMKMMLSHHDLISDMDYETQDGQRPTFSSFLLWAAKRRNIAGTSLWMPVPFYLLAVQDPWACKKVMEFFNRHLELDIDFTDMDEEVTRQNREIAQVRRQFPEIDGYISKLESNLGLTVDESEKLVKEIEALLRRRH
- a CDS encoding PrsW family intramembrane metalloprotease produces the protein MMQRVLDFCVHLFSNPSILGICLAVVFGAIWLACYRPPLITRPWLWAVMIAGVVMMGVAGLIDIGLEYLSGQILYHFWDEATFWHWLLPAAIFQTLLSGLVQEGAKLLPVVVYWWRKGRNIDPKLALVLGAVAGVGFGIIEAGWILSGVFASGWSWSYVESSGIVELFPILIRFDILGFHAAACALAGWGLAKGFGWQFYLLVSFLHALSYTGVFLFEEKVFSLDQAMVFNATWALLIAGVALWLRWRKVRG
- a CDS encoding AI-2E family transporter; amino-acid sequence: MEPSRSIFKRQWRLILFVLGIIAAFWILWVFWSILLPFICGLILAYLLYPIVSWLEKKLPGQGRWFAARRASLIALIFIIVLVVVGLFAFYIITGVVGSFSILLKNAPQYFSQGLKTLQDWLHSLQQWLPPETQQQIQGTLQSGGTSLGNALRDAFLKGVSYVSGTFGFILGFVALPVFLFYILKDWEKLSSSFYSAFSPQMAVHVRGVVAVIDKVLGRWIRAQLMLSAVVAVLSFIGLAALGITLAPALAAFQGLMEFVPILGPWIGGAVGVIVVLAIAPEKAIWVAVVYLAVQLLENILLVPRIHGGYLRIHPAMILVLLPLGAYIAGLWGIILIIPLTATVIEIYKYVRDSIKADEIQQPAEQ
- a CDS encoding zinc ribbon domain-containing protein; translation: MDQIFFCPTCGAQNVIGQEFCQRCGQKFQYNCPFCGAIVDSTFINCPGCRESLYWPTPQKVKPFPKQPTMYQGRGEGGEEEAKSKKKSDPWLTGCLGLVILAFLVLGAYFVYDNFIKKPSPIIPLAPSSGEEIGFKPIQSPELEPLLDVRAVVCQEDETQGWL
- a CDS encoding YtxH domain-containing protein; this translates as MADSDRGGGFAIGFIVGAVLGLAIGVLFAPRSGGETRQLLKEKAGVVRERATEAARRVKETAGEAVKKAQARV